The Mycobacteriales bacterium DNA segment TCAGCTGACGCCGACGGTCTGCCGTTCAGGCTCGATGACGCCGACGACGCGTTCCTCTGCTCGGGAGTAGGGCGCACCGACATATTTCATCGAGATCTGGTCGATGACCTCCCAGGCCGCGTCGCCATCGAGCCATTCGACGACCCGGCCACGGACGATGACCGGCTGGAACGGGTTGTCGGCCGGCGTCAGGGACAGCGCCACGCGCGGGTCCCGGCGCAGGTTACGGGCCTTGCGCGAGCCCGGGCCGGTCAGGAAAACGATCTGGTCGCGGTGCGTGGCGACCCACAGCGGGACGCTGTGGGGCGATCCGTCGGGCAGAACCGTGGCCAGGTGGGCCAGCGAGGTGCCATCGAGGACTCGGCGTACGTCGGGATCGAGCATCTCTGTTCTCCTCACGGTCATCGTGCGATCTCGTAGTGGAGGTGGGTGACACCGGGCGCCGGGACGACGTCGACGAGGCGGAGCTG contains these protein-coding regions:
- a CDS encoding PPOX class F420-dependent oxidoreductase, producing the protein MLDPDVRRVLDGTSLAHLATVLPDGSPHSVPLWVATHRDQIVFLTGPGSRKARNLRRDPRVALSLTPADNPFQPVIVRGRVVEWLDGDAAWEVIDQISMKYVGAPYSRAEERVVGVIEPERQTVGVS